The following proteins are encoded in a genomic region of Necator americanus strain Aroian chromosome II, whole genome shotgun sequence:
- a CDS encoding hypothetical protein (NECATOR_CHRII.G8613.T2), producing the protein MGRGEFMSILQILFGSCLLIAAFTMTESVHLYKVGSYGSATSKLLEHVRSRVKRCCCCMGGFGYGSYARFGGFSGFGGPFGGFGGFGGPFGGFGGFGGPFGFG; encoded by the exons ATGGGGAG GGGAGAATTTATGAGTATTCTACAAATTCTGTTCGGATCATGCTTGTTGATTGCTGCGTTCACAATGACAGAAAGTGTTCACCTATATAAAGTTGGTTCGTATGGCTCTGCTACCAGTAAGCTACTCGAACATGTGAG ATCACGAGTGAAACGATGTTGCTGTTGTATGGGAGGATTTGGATATGGAAGTTATGCAAGATTCGGCGGGTTCAGTGGCTTTGGTGGTCCCTTCGGTGGATTCGGAGGCTTTGGTGGTCCGTTCGGTGGATTTGGAGGCTTTGGTGGTCCTTTCGGATTTGGATGA
- a CDS encoding hypothetical protein (NECATOR_CHRII.G8613.T3): protein MGRSLPLQQMRERRPLEYITGSHRGEFMSILQILFGSCLLIAAFTMTESVHLYKVGSYGSATSKLLEHVRSRVKRCCCCMGGFGYGSYARFGGFSGFGGPFGGFGGFGGPFGGFGGFGGPFGFG, encoded by the exons ATGGGGAG GTCGTTGCCCCTGCAACAAATGAGAGAGAG GAGGCCACTTGAATACATTACTGGATCGCATCG GGGAGAATTTATGAGTATTCTACAAATTCTGTTCGGATCATGCTTGTTGATTGCTGCGTTCACAATGACAGAAAGTGTTCACCTATATAAAGTTGGTTCGTATGGCTCTGCTACCAGTAAGCTACTCGAACATGTGAG ATCACGAGTGAAACGATGTTGCTGTTGTATGGGAGGATTTGGATATGGAAGTTATGCAAGATTCGGCGGGTTCAGTGGCTTTGGTGGTCCCTTCGGTGGATTCGGAGGCTTTGGTGGTCCGTTCGGTGGATTTGGAGGCTTTGGTGGTCCTTTCGGATTTGGATGA
- a CDS encoding hypothetical protein (NECATOR_CHRII.G8613.T1), with protein MLTLERRRLAWTTDWSITRANGSNVTIGSEEPFEIWHEFPRYRQTFAFAKVTSSYRGEFMSILQILFGSCLLIAAFTMTESVHLYKVGSYGSATSKLLEHVRSRVKRCCCCMGGFGYGSYARFGGFSGFGGPFGGFGGFGGPFGGFGGFGGPFGFG; from the exons atgctcaccttagaacggagacgcctagcatggaccactgactggtcgatcacgagggcgaatggttcgaatgtcacaatcggatcggaagaaccattcgagatatggcacgagttcccgcgttatcgacagacattcgcctttgcg AAGGTCACATCATCTTACAGGGGAGAATTTATGAGTATTCTACAAATTCTGTTCGGATCATGCTTGTTGATTGCTGCGTTCACAATGACAGAAAGTGTTCACCTATATAAAGTTGGTTCGTATGGCTCTGCTACCAGTAAGCTACTCGAACATGTGAG ATCACGAGTGAAACGATGTTGCTGTTGTATGGGAGGATTTGGATATGGAAGTTATGCAAGATTCGGCGGGTTCAGTGGCTTTGGTGGTCCCTTCGGTGGATTCGGAGGCTTTGGTGGTCCGTTCGGTGGATTTGGAGGCTTTGGTGGTCCTTTCGGATTTGGATGA